In Asanoa sp. WMMD1127, one genomic interval encodes:
- a CDS encoding Na+/H+ antiporter, which translates to METILIFVLAAVAVVVAVRWVAERTGLPAAALLPLIGILYSVLPGPNLSLDPEIILTFIIPPLLYSAALDSSLLAIRRNLRIVVSLSVVLVLITALVIGVGFHWFVAGATLAAGIAVGAAIAPPDPVAALGVGRKVGLPPRMLTIIQGEGLLNDATALTILSVAVAAAVGDGFSWGSAVSQFVFAAVGGVLVGVAVAYLVRFLRRLRDDPLTANAISLATPFGAYLLAEEIHVSGVLAVVIAGLILGHHAPASSGASRLQTTAVWRLVEFLLEGFVFLLIGQQLPRVIRGLEQYALSTIVIAVSISVGVVLLLRPLWLLLTQSLPRSLHTRLIRDEADEAEDCEPRRGLAGREVVALSWAGTRGVISLAAIFALPLTTDAGAPFPDRDLLLFCTFIVVLVTLVGQGLTFAPLVRMLGLRANRADQARLRNEARAASVEAALERLDEIALEGDAEEVRAVEVTRAQLSARLARYQGRLDLLRDADSTELPVSERYEAALRVRRSAIDAQREEVIRWRDAGRLPDEGLRVLQRELDHEEGLLPERR; encoded by the coding sequence ATGGAAACGATCCTGATTTTCGTCCTCGCCGCGGTCGCGGTGGTCGTCGCGGTGCGGTGGGTGGCCGAGCGCACCGGCCTGCCGGCGGCCGCGCTGCTGCCGCTCATCGGCATCCTCTATTCCGTGCTCCCCGGGCCGAACCTGAGCCTCGACCCCGAGATCATCCTGACGTTCATCATCCCGCCGCTGCTCTACAGCGCCGCCCTGGACTCGTCGCTGCTGGCCATCCGCCGCAACCTGCGCATCGTGGTCAGCCTGTCGGTGGTGCTGGTGCTGATCACGGCGCTGGTGATCGGGGTCGGCTTCCACTGGTTCGTCGCGGGCGCCACGCTGGCGGCCGGCATCGCCGTCGGCGCCGCGATCGCGCCGCCCGACCCGGTCGCCGCCCTCGGCGTGGGCCGCAAGGTCGGGCTGCCGCCCCGGATGCTCACGATCATCCAGGGCGAGGGGCTGCTCAACGACGCGACCGCGCTGACCATCCTCAGCGTCGCGGTCGCCGCGGCCGTCGGCGACGGGTTCTCGTGGGGTTCGGCGGTCAGCCAGTTCGTGTTCGCGGCCGTCGGTGGCGTGCTGGTCGGCGTCGCCGTCGCGTACCTCGTGCGGTTCCTCCGCCGCCTCCGCGACGACCCGCTCACGGCCAACGCGATCTCGCTGGCCACCCCGTTCGGCGCGTACCTGCTGGCCGAGGAGATCCACGTGTCCGGCGTGCTGGCCGTGGTCATCGCCGGCCTGATCCTCGGCCACCATGCGCCGGCGTCGTCGGGCGCGAGCCGGCTGCAGACCACGGCGGTCTGGCGGCTGGTCGAGTTCCTGCTCGAGGGTTTCGTCTTCCTGCTGATCGGCCAGCAGCTGCCCCGGGTGATCCGCGGCCTCGAGCAGTACGCGCTCTCCACGATCGTCATCGCCGTCTCGATCAGCGTCGGCGTGGTGCTGCTGCTGCGGCCGCTGTGGCTGCTGCTGACCCAGTCGCTGCCCCGTTCGCTGCACACCCGGCTGATCCGCGACGAGGCCGACGAGGCCGAGGACTGCGAGCCGCGCCGGGGCCTGGCCGGTCGGGAGGTGGTCGCGCTGAGCTGGGCCGGCACCCGCGGCGTGATCAGCCTGGCCGCCATCTTCGCGCTGCCGCTGACCACGGACGCGGGCGCGCCGTTCCCGGACCGCGACCTGCTGCTGTTCTGCACGTTCATCGTCGTGCTCGTCACGCTCGTCGGGCAGGGCCTGACCTTCGCGCCGCTGGTGCGGATGCTCGGCCTGCGGGCCAACCGGGCCGACCAGGCGCGGCTGCGCAACGAGGCCCGGGCCGCCTCGGTCGAGGCGGCCCTGGAGCGGCTCGACGAGATCGCGCTGGAAGGCGATGCCGAGGAGGTACGCGCGGTCGAGGTCACCCGGGCCCAGCTGAGCGCCCGGCTGGCCCGCTACCAGGGCCGGCTGGACCTGCTGCGGGACGCGGACTCGACGGAGCTGCCGGTCTCGGAGCGCTACGAGGCCGCGCTGCGGGTGCGGCGCTCGGCCATCGACGCCCAGCGCGAGGAGGTCATCCGCTGGCGCGACGCCGGCCGCCTCCCCGACGAGGGCCTGCGCGTCCTGCAGCGCGAGCTCGACCACGAGGAGGGGCTGCTGCCCGAGCGGCGTTAG
- a CDS encoding HAMP domain-containing sensor histidine kinase: MTLFWRIFLLNAAVLTAATALLLFTPATISTQPKAGEVAVVFAGLAAMLVTNAALLRLGLAPLSRLTRTMATVDLLRPGRRLAEAGNPGIGALVRTFNTMLERLEAERATSAGRALSAQEAERRRIAQELHDEVGQSLTAVLLELKRVGGHAPAEVRAELQEVQETTRISLDEIRRIARRLRPGVLHELGLTSAVRSLATEYSTRGLSVRARIGSDLPALGEEAELVVYRVAQEGLTNTARHARAELVELSLRRTPGAVELVVRDDGRGLRGAPEGAGLRGMRERALLAGADLTVGPGPGGGTEVRLRVPVDMGVATDAAPAHRPGS; the protein is encoded by the coding sequence GTGACCCTGTTCTGGCGGATCTTCCTGCTGAACGCGGCCGTGCTCACCGCGGCGACCGCGCTGCTGCTGTTCACCCCCGCGACCATCTCCACGCAGCCCAAGGCCGGCGAGGTCGCGGTGGTCTTCGCGGGGCTCGCGGCGATGCTGGTCACGAACGCCGCGTTGCTGCGGCTCGGCCTCGCCCCGCTGTCGCGGCTGACCCGCACGATGGCCACCGTAGACCTGCTGCGGCCGGGGCGCCGCCTGGCCGAGGCCGGCAACCCGGGCATCGGCGCGCTGGTCCGCACGTTCAACACGATGCTGGAACGGCTGGAGGCCGAGCGGGCGACGAGCGCGGGCCGGGCGCTGTCGGCGCAGGAGGCCGAGCGGCGGCGGATCGCGCAGGAGCTGCACGACGAGGTCGGCCAGAGCCTGACCGCGGTGCTGCTGGAGCTCAAGCGGGTCGGCGGCCACGCGCCGGCGGAGGTGCGGGCGGAGCTGCAGGAGGTGCAGGAGACCACCCGCATCAGCCTCGACGAGATCCGCCGGATCGCCCGCCGCCTGCGGCCCGGTGTGCTGCACGAGCTGGGCCTGACCAGCGCCGTGCGCTCGCTGGCGACCGAGTACTCGACGCGGGGCCTGAGCGTCCGCGCGCGGATCGGGTCGGACCTGCCGGCGCTGGGCGAGGAGGCGGAGCTGGTCGTCTATCGCGTGGCGCAGGAGGGGCTGACCAACACGGCCCGGCACGCGCGCGCAGAACTGGTCGAGCTGAGCCTCCGGCGTACGCCCGGCGCGGTGGAGCTGGTGGTCCGCGACGACGGCCGCGGCCTGCGTGGCGCGCCCGAAGGGGCCGGCCTGCGCGGGATGCGCGAGCGGGCCCTGCTCGCGGGCGCCGACCTCACCGTCGGCCCGGGGCCGGGCGGCGGCACGGAGGTGCGGCTGCGCGTACCCGTCGATATGGGTGTCGCCACCGATGCGGCGCCCGCCCATCGACCGGGAAGCTGA